From Pigmentibacter ruber, a single genomic window includes:
- a CDS encoding M12 family metallopeptidase, protein MKKIILFLTLIQIHGNIFSANMLQLSKDPLAMKEFQIDSSKNEITYSLIEGDILVKKSNNGTKESSSAPYNYSKYYWNNGTIYYSFIPFSSRNKYIHKKSFTYFEKSIIRFAMNEIEKVANVKFIEVHDKLQYNYLEIINDDGCYSGIGADYPQTVSLGNGCIYSEIIQHELMHSLGFLHEQSRADRDYYVKIIKENIQPGKENNFDIGHHSTLQFGSYDYYSIMHYALNAFSKDPRKFTIVPLYQGLYWDYIGNVKYLSPLDKEALQKAYGKAHQK, encoded by the coding sequence ATGAAAAAAATAATTTTGTTTTTAACTTTAATACAAATACATGGTAATATTTTTTCTGCAAACATGCTTCAATTGAGTAAAGATCCATTAGCGATGAAAGAGTTTCAGATTGATTCAAGTAAAAATGAAATAACATACTCACTTATAGAGGGTGATATTCTTGTCAAAAAAAGCAATAATGGTACTAAGGAAAGTTCAAGCGCTCCATACAATTATTCTAAATATTACTGGAATAATGGTACAATATATTATTCATTTATTCCTTTTTCTTCTAGAAATAAATACATTCATAAAAAAAGTTTCACTTACTTTGAAAAATCTATAATTCGATTTGCAATGAATGAAATTGAAAAAGTAGCAAATGTAAAATTTATAGAAGTACATGATAAATTGCAATATAATTATCTTGAAATTATAAATGATGATGGTTGTTATTCAGGAATTGGTGCAGATTATCCGCAAACAGTTTCTTTAGGAAATGGTTGTATTTATTCTGAAATTATTCAACATGAACTTATGCACTCTCTTGGATTTTTGCATGAACAAAGTCGAGCAGATAGAGACTATTATGTAAAAATTATCAAAGAAAATATTCAGCCTGGTAAGGAAAATAATTTTGATATTGGCCATCACTCTACATTACAATTTGGATCATATGATTATTATTCAATTATGCATTATGCATTAAATGCTTTTAGTAAAGATCCTAGAAAATTTACAATAGTTCCTTTATATCAAGGACTATATTGGGATTATATTGGAAATGTAAAATATCTAAGCCCACTAGATAAAGAAGCACTTCAGAAAGCTTATGGAAAAGCTCATCAGAAATAG
- a CDS encoding multidrug effflux MFS transporter, whose translation MKSSLLLNSDKKNWFVILLGGLTAFDPLTIDMYLPAFLNIQKDLKTSMPLVELSVSLFFIGMALGQLVYGPLSDKFGRKKPLIAGMVLYFFATIGCATANNIYFFLLFRLIQAFGGCASMVISRAIVRDLFEKKQVAIFLSNMAIVMGIAPIIAPSIGAIINQYFGWRAIFYFLSFANLISISLIILFLPETNKNINRNLNFSTIMINYLYFLKNRTFIAYLIPDVSIRAGMFAYIAGSPFVFIQIFHLSPKEYGIFFGINGLGLLIAAQINKRLLNFMTPEVICRKSIKIAFLASFVLLITSFIPILSAIFISLFIFIATLNFISPNSISIVLSNQESKAGSASAFYGCFQWSIAFISSAIVSFFHNNTVLPLMSTIFTCGFISFIGYHFFLYDNKLHSKN comes from the coding sequence ATGAAATCTAGTTTGCTTTTAAATAGTGATAAAAAAAATTGGTTTGTCATTTTATTAGGCGGTTTGACAGCATTTGATCCATTAACAATAGATATGTATTTGCCAGCGTTTTTAAATATCCAAAAAGATTTAAAAACATCAATGCCACTTGTCGAACTATCTGTTTCTTTATTTTTTATTGGCATGGCTTTAGGACAACTTGTCTATGGTCCATTATCAGATAAATTTGGCAGAAAAAAACCTCTTATAGCTGGAATGGTACTTTATTTTTTTGCAACTATTGGCTGCGCTACAGCCAATAATATTTATTTCTTTCTCCTTTTTAGATTGATTCAAGCTTTTGGTGGCTGTGCAAGTATGGTTATAAGTAGAGCAATTGTGAGAGATCTGTTTGAAAAAAAACAAGTTGCTATTTTTTTATCAAATATGGCAATTGTCATGGGAATTGCTCCTATAATAGCGCCTTCCATTGGTGCAATTATTAATCAATACTTTGGCTGGAGAGCGATTTTTTATTTCTTATCTTTTGCAAATCTTATTAGCATCTCACTAATTATCCTTTTTTTACCAGAAACAAATAAAAATATTAATAGAAATCTTAATTTTTCAACAATTATGATAAATTATTTATATTTTTTAAAAAATAGAACATTTATTGCATATTTAATTCCTGATGTTTCTATTAGAGCTGGAATGTTTGCCTATATTGCAGGATCTCCCTTTGTCTTTATTCAAATATTTCATTTATCTCCTAAAGAGTATGGAATATTTTTTGGTATTAATGGATTAGGATTACTTATAGCCGCTCAAATTAATAAGAGATTATTAAATTTTATGACTCCTGAAGTAATATGCCGTAAAAGTATTAAGATTGCTTTTCTTGCCTCATTTGTACTGCTAATAACTAGTTTTATTCCAATTTTATCTGCTATATTTATTTCACTTTTTATTTTTATTGCAACTTTAAATTTTATAAGCCCTAATTCTATTTCTATAGTTTTAAGCAATCAAGAAAGTAAAGCCGGATCTGCTTCTGCTTTTTATGGATGTTTTCAGTGGAGTATTGCTTTTATAAGTTCAGCTATTGTTAGCTTTTTTCATAATAATACAGTTTTACCATTAATGAGTACTATATTTACATGCGGCTTCATTTCTTTTATAGGTTATCACTTTTTTCTTTACGATAATAAATTACACTCAAAAAATTAA